From Triticum aestivum cultivar Chinese Spring chromosome 4A, IWGSC CS RefSeq v2.1, whole genome shotgun sequence, a single genomic window includes:
- the LOC123084200 gene encoding cytosolic sulfotransferase 1-like: protein TFATMARRAHAAAGAGHPLLRLNPHQCVPFLEALFGSRRGEAQLEALLSPRLMDTHMPLAMMPAGGAGRCKVVYVCREPKDMVVSLWHFHRRLHPELVLADVFESVCGGAVGYGPVWDHITGYWSASAARPDGVLFLRYEELLRDPAEHVRELARFVGLPFSGAEEDAGVVHDIVNLCSFGHLKTLKANKTGHMNTRLPIPRDALFRKGVADDWVNHITPEMARRLDDIVADKLHAAGLTFHQ, encoded by the coding sequence ACGTTCGCCACCATGGCGCGgcgcgcccacgccgccgccggcgccggccacCCGCTGCTACGCCTCAACCCGCACCAGTGCGTCCCTTTCCTGGAGGCCCTCTTCGGCAGCCGCCGCGGGGAGGCCCAGCTCGAGGCGCTCCTGTCCCCGCGCCTCATGGACACGCACATGCCGCTGGCCATGATGCCGGCTGGGGGTGCGGGCCGGTGCAAGGTCGTGTACGTCTGCAGGGAGCCCAAGGACATGGTCGTCTCGCTGTGGCACTTCCACCGGCGGCTGCATCCCGAGCTGGTGCTAGCCGACGTCttcgagtccgtgtgcggcggcGCGGTGGGGTACGGGCCGGTGTGGGACCACATCACCGGCTACTGGAGCGCCAGCGCGGCCAGGCCGGACGGCGTGCTCTTCCTGCGGTACGAGGAGCTGCTGCGCGACCCTGCCGAGCACGTCCGGGAGCTGGCGCGGTTCGTGGGTCTGCCGTTCTCCGGCGCGGAGGAGGATGCCGGCGTCGTCCACGACATCGTCAACCTCTGCAGCTTCGGGCACCTCAAGACCCTGAAGGCCAACAAGACGGGCCACATGAATACCAGACTCCCGATCCCGCGTGACGCGCTATTCAGAAAGGGCGTGGCCGACGACTGGGTGAACCACATAACGCCGGAGATGGCGCGACGCCTGGACGACATCGTCGCTGACAAGCTCCATGCGGCAGGCCTCACCTTCCACCAGTGA